One stretch of Deinococcus sp. LM3 DNA includes these proteins:
- a CDS encoding Tn3 family transposase: MPFDFLTDDHLAQYGQYKGDPTVQQLQDYFLLTPAQLQHIATLRFPHTKLGFAIQLCTVQFLGTFLTDPLNVPDSVVRTLAIQLGLSKMVDLPRYLERRATRFTHQITIRQMLGYKDFDQVEVLHLMRFLYCHLLVADERPIELFDRLTQRLVERKVVLPGPTVLGRIVIRVRERVATHLHRQLAGCLTDVQVDALDALLIVPPNQRRSPLDVLRTPPTRQTSVGLLQSLHRLDQLRAIGVSDVALPFVPGARLKALSRHGLTAWTGHLSQMAASRRQATLLAVVLHLERSATDDVLDIFNAVMMELSLSGERLRRKTRLRSLKDLDAAALLLRDAVQVLLDPDVPAATVRDVIFAHLGTAPLSGAVQAVSDLASGQDDTVAEAWVETTATISRFLPSLLGSLRFEGTAVAAPTLAALNFLKGESGKRRSWKQAPTAFIPKSWEGVVRPGRDVDPQAYRVCAAYLLHTLLKRREIFVRVSLRYGDPRAQLLQGQVWEQFRPEIVRSLGWSTDPAVELAALTEQLDQAYHRAAASLPGNSAVRLEKRDKGATLVVAPLNAVPIPESLLTLQTQVDARLPDIDLSELLLEVHACTSFAFEFDHAGENPARMSDFAVSLCAVLVAGACNIDLKSVAQPTHPALTLARLNWVKQQYLRADTLTRANACLVAAQAAMPLAQVWVTGDTASADGLRFSTPLRNTVAAPNRKYFGAGRGVTFYVLNSDQYTGLHGRVIPGTLRDSLYILGGLLEQQTVLKPTEVMSDTAGYSDVVFGLFHLLGYQFSPRLADIGETRYWRLNRQANYGDLNEVARSHINTGLIAAHWDDLLRVAGSLKQGTVPAPDIMRVLGKGGSLSGLGKAVAELGRIAKTLYLLNYVQSEPYRRRIQTQLNRGEAVWTLARKIFHGEKGELRQRYREGMEDQLGALGLVVNAVTFWNTRYLTAALGWLEAIGEDVYPQDVVRLSPLKYAHINMLGRYHFEMADDIAAGALRPLRDPDALQSEWLF, encoded by the coding sequence ATGCCCTTTGACTTCCTGACGGATGACCACCTGGCCCAGTACGGTCAGTACAAAGGTGACCCGACCGTTCAGCAGCTTCAGGACTATTTTCTGCTGACCCCGGCGCAGCTTCAGCACATTGCAACGTTGCGCTTTCCCCACACCAAACTGGGTTTCGCCATCCAGCTCTGCACCGTTCAGTTTTTAGGCACTTTTCTGACTGACCCACTGAACGTGCCCGACAGCGTTGTGCGCACCCTCGCCATTCAGCTGGGGCTGTCCAAAATGGTGGACCTGCCCCGGTATCTTGAGCGGCGCGCGACCCGGTTTACCCATCAAATCACCATCCGGCAAATGCTCGGCTACAAGGACTTCGACCAGGTCGAAGTCCTTCATCTGATGCGCTTTCTGTACTGCCACCTTTTGGTGGCGGATGAACGCCCCATCGAACTGTTTGATCGATTGACCCAGCGCTTGGTCGAACGCAAAGTGGTGTTGCCTGGCCCAACGGTGTTGGGCCGTATCGTCATCCGTGTGCGGGAACGGGTCGCTACCCATCTTCATCGCCAGTTGGCCGGCTGTCTGACCGACGTCCAGGTTGACGCTCTGGACGCCCTGCTGATTGTGCCCCCCAACCAGCGCCGCAGTCCTCTGGACGTGCTGAGAACCCCACCGACGCGGCAAACCTCGGTGGGCTTGCTCCAGTCGTTACACCGTTTGGACCAGCTCCGGGCGATTGGGGTCAGCGACGTGGCACTGCCGTTTGTGCCCGGGGCGCGACTCAAAGCGCTCAGCCGACATGGCCTCACGGCCTGGACTGGGCACCTCAGTCAGATGGCGGCGTCCCGCCGCCAGGCCACGCTCTTGGCGGTGGTGCTCCACCTGGAACGCAGCGCCACCGATGATGTGCTGGACATCTTTAATGCCGTCATGATGGAGCTGTCTCTTAGTGGAGAACGGCTGCGGCGAAAGACCCGTCTGCGGAGCCTTAAGGACCTGGATGCCGCTGCCCTCCTGCTCCGAGACGCGGTTCAGGTGCTGCTGGACCCGGACGTCCCAGCGGCCACCGTCCGAGATGTCATTTTCGCGCATCTGGGCACCGCACCGCTCAGCGGTGCGGTGCAGGCCGTCTCCGACCTCGCCAGTGGACAGGACGACACCGTCGCGGAAGCCTGGGTGGAAACCACTGCCACCATCAGCCGCTTTCTGCCCAGCCTGCTGGGCAGTCTCCGTTTTGAAGGTACCGCCGTCGCCGCCCCCACGCTGGCCGCCCTGAACTTTTTGAAAGGGGAATCAGGAAAGCGGCGCAGTTGGAAACAGGCCCCTACCGCATTTATTCCCAAATCCTGGGAAGGGGTCGTTCGTCCTGGCCGCGACGTTGACCCCCAGGCCTACCGGGTGTGTGCCGCTTATCTGCTCCACACGCTGCTGAAACGGCGCGAAATCTTTGTCCGCGTGAGTCTGCGCTACGGCGACCCCCGCGCCCAGCTGCTTCAGGGCCAAGTGTGGGAACAGTTCCGGCCAGAGATTGTGCGGAGTTTGGGCTGGTCCACTGATCCAGCAGTGGAACTCGCGGCCCTGACCGAACAACTCGACCAGGCGTATCACCGCGCGGCGGCAAGTCTACCCGGCAATTCAGCGGTTCGCCTGGAAAAACGTGACAAGGGGGCCACGCTCGTCGTGGCCCCGCTGAACGCGGTGCCCATCCCAGAAAGCCTGTTGACCCTCCAGACTCAGGTGGATGCCCGGCTCCCCGATATCGATTTGTCAGAACTTCTCCTGGAAGTCCATGCCTGCACGAGCTTCGCGTTCGAGTTTGACCACGCTGGAGAAAATCCCGCCAGGATGAGTGATTTTGCGGTGAGTCTGTGTGCGGTCCTCGTCGCGGGGGCGTGTAACATTGACCTGAAGTCGGTGGCGCAGCCCACCCATCCGGCCCTGACCCTCGCCCGATTGAATTGGGTTAAGCAGCAGTATCTGCGTGCTGATACGCTCACACGGGCCAATGCCTGCCTAGTGGCGGCGCAAGCGGCTATGCCGCTTGCCCAGGTGTGGGTGACAGGCGACACCGCGAGTGCGGATGGACTGCGGTTCAGCACGCCTCTACGCAACACCGTGGCAGCCCCCAACCGAAAATATTTCGGTGCTGGACGCGGCGTGACCTTCTACGTGTTGAATTCCGACCAGTACACCGGCCTGCATGGCCGGGTCATTCCGGGTACCCTGCGCGACAGTTTGTACATTTTGGGCGGGTTGCTGGAACAGCAAACCGTCTTGAAGCCCACCGAGGTCATGAGCGATACCGCCGGTTACAGCGACGTGGTGTTCGGCCTGTTTCATCTGCTGGGGTATCAGTTCAGCCCGCGCCTAGCCGACATTGGGGAAACCCGCTACTGGCGGTTGAACCGGCAGGCGAACTATGGCGACCTCAATGAGGTCGCCCGCTCGCACATCAACACGGGTCTGATTGCCGCGCACTGGGACGACCTGCTACGAGTGGCCGGGTCTCTGAAACAGGGGACGGTACCAGCCCCAGACATCATGCGGGTGCTGGGCAAAGGGGGCAGCCTGTCGGGGCTGGGCAAAGCCGTCGCAGAACTGGGCCGTATTGCCAAGACTCTGTACCTGCTGAACTACGTGCAGAGTGAGCCATACCGCCGCCGGATTCAGACCCAGCTCAATCGTGGCGAAGCGGTGTGGACGCTGGCCCGCAAGATTTTCCACGGGGAGAAAGGAGAACTCCGTCAGCGCTACCGAGAAGGCATGGAAGACCAACTCGGAGCACTCGGATTGGTGGTGAATGCGGTGACCTTCTGGAATACTCGGTATCTGACCGCAGCGCTGGGGTGGCTGGAAGCCATTGGGGAGGACGTGTACCCGCAAGATGTCGTGCGGCTCTCCCCGCTGAAATACGCGCACATCAACATGCTGGGGCGCTATCACTTTGAGATGGCGGACGATATCGCGGCAGGGGCCTTGCGGCCCCTGCGTGATCCCGATGCCCTTCAATCAGAGTGGCTGTTCTAA
- a CDS encoding excalibur calcium-binding domain-containing protein, which translates to MTALRWALPYIQYGGGIYSSAADQAKSAGKGLYAGTFQNPWDYRKNPGSPPTAGTARTNTVPPVPATISVTYANCAAVRAAGQAPLLRGQPGYAPKLDRDNDGAARE; encoded by the coding sequence GTGACGGCTCTCAGGTGGGCGCTCCCGTACATCCAGTACGGTGGCGGGATCTACAGCAGCGCGGCGGATCAGGCGAAGAGCGCTGGGAAGGGCCTGTACGCGGGCACCTTCCAGAACCCGTGGGACTACCGCAAGAATCCGGGCAGTCCGCCCACGGCCGGGACAGCCCGCACGAACACCGTGCCGCCCGTCCCGGCCACGATCAGCGTCACCTACGCGAACTGCGCGGCCGTACGGGCTGCCGGGCAAGCCCCGCTGCTGCGCGGGCAGCCAGGATACGCGCCGAAGCTCGACCGGGATAACGATGGCGCCGCCCGCGAGTGA
- a CDS encoding DNA methyltransferase, with amino-acid sequence MDLDTFIARWAASGGAERANYGQFLSELCRVLGVPEPEPTRTDDAVNAYVLERTVYEVHDDSAPTPRRIDLYRRGSFVLEAKQGVEKEAAEEEEVRVRASKGKKTKKGHGTRGTAGWDTFMRRARTQAEGYVRLLPKEEGRPPFVLVVDVGHVIEVYAEFTRSGGAYLPFPAAGPHRITLEDLRREDIRERLRAIWLDPLSLDPSLHAAQVTRKVAVTLAQISRSMEGQSDGDGKALTPERVSAFLMRMIFTMFAEDVGLIERAAFRTKLKDLRSRPEGFVAAVRDIWQAMSKGGESIALNARLKHFNGGLFENVEVLPVTPAQLDLFIEAAEHNWSEVEPSIFGTLVERALDPTERHKLGAHYTPRPYVERLVNHVVLTPLREDWGGVQIEVQAALDQAKDPEKARVKARGLVEAFLSKLLQQRVLDPACGTGNFLYVSMELIKRLEAEVIETLVDLGGTPPLTDVSPEQFLGLELNPRAARVAELVLWIGYLQLYARSHGGAGPAEPILKAYRNIRQTDAVLTYSSRKPHVDKAGVPVTRWDGVTLIKDPVTGREVPDPAARVQDTVYVKPGKPLWPPADFIVGNPPFIGAGPMREALGDGYVQALRATYKPKKDVVGVPDSADFVMFWWHKAAVQMASLRRLRRFGFVTTNSIKQTFNRRVIEDHLTASAKDAHPLSLVYAVPDHPWVDEADGAAVRIAMTVVARGKRDGLLERVVEEQAGENGEYAVKTAALVGRINADLTVGADVTAATALKAMEGISSPGVKLHGAGFIVPVQTEADPATGFKEPDAIDLGLGRAPGIEGVLREYRNGRDLTSRPRPVRVIDLFGLTEEEARTRFPEVYQHVRLTVKPERDAKAHSKDGAGYARLWWWFGKPRQELRPALAGLPRFIATVETSKHRFFQFLDASILPDNKLIAIAHDDAYVLGVLSSRTHMTWALAQGSRLGVGNDPVYVKSRCFETFPFPIPTPAQQQAIREKAEALDALRKARLAAHAHLTMTDLYNVLEKLRGGAELTDRERRTLQDGTVTVLREYHDELDALVQAAYGWEGQLTDQDVLARLTDLNAARAQEERAGTIRYLRPDYQDPRGTAVGDLGMNVQAPAAAALAKPSYPERLAEQSAAVRQVLVLAERALSAEQVASAFSGVRAGTVDELLELLVKLGQVRQVGTDTVAYAA; translated from the coding sequence ATGGATCTCGACACCTTTATTGCCCGCTGGGCGGCGTCCGGCGGAGCTGAGCGCGCCAATTACGGTCAGTTCCTCAGCGAACTGTGCCGTGTGCTCGGCGTGCCCGAGCCGGAACCCACCCGCACCGACGACGCCGTCAACGCCTACGTCCTGGAGCGCACCGTGTACGAGGTGCATGACGACAGCGCGCCCACGCCGCGCCGCATCGACCTGTACCGCCGGGGCAGCTTCGTCCTGGAGGCGAAGCAAGGCGTCGAGAAGGAAGCCGCCGAGGAAGAGGAAGTGCGCGTCCGGGCCAGCAAGGGCAAGAAGACCAAGAAGGGTCACGGGACGCGCGGGACCGCCGGGTGGGACACCTTCATGCGCCGCGCCCGCACGCAGGCGGAAGGGTACGTGCGCCTCCTGCCGAAAGAGGAGGGCCGCCCGCCCTTCGTGCTGGTCGTGGATGTCGGGCATGTGATCGAGGTGTACGCGGAGTTCACCCGCAGCGGCGGCGCGTATCTGCCCTTTCCGGCGGCCGGACCGCACCGCATCACCCTGGAGGACCTCCGCCGCGAGGACATCCGCGAGCGGCTGCGGGCCATCTGGCTGGACCCGCTGAGTCTCGACCCGAGCCTGCACGCGGCGCAGGTAACGCGGAAGGTGGCGGTCACCCTGGCGCAGATCAGCCGCAGCATGGAGGGTCAGTCGGATGGGGACGGGAAGGCCCTGACGCCCGAGCGGGTCAGTGCGTTCCTGATGCGGATGATCTTCACGATGTTCGCCGAGGACGTCGGCCTGATCGAACGCGCGGCCTTCCGCACGAAGCTCAAGGACCTGCGCTCCCGCCCTGAAGGTTTCGTGGCGGCTGTGCGCGACATCTGGCAGGCCATGTCCAAGGGTGGGGAGAGCATCGCCCTGAACGCTCGCCTGAAGCACTTCAACGGTGGCCTGTTCGAGAACGTCGAGGTACTGCCCGTCACCCCAGCGCAGCTGGACCTGTTCATTGAGGCGGCTGAGCACAACTGGAGCGAGGTGGAACCCAGCATCTTCGGCACGCTTGTCGAGCGGGCGCTGGACCCCACCGAGCGGCATAAGCTGGGCGCGCACTACACGCCCCGCCCGTACGTGGAGCGGCTGGTGAACCACGTCGTCCTGACGCCCCTGCGCGAGGACTGGGGCGGCGTGCAGATCGAGGTGCAGGCCGCCCTCGATCAGGCCAAGGACCCGGAGAAGGCCCGCGTGAAGGCCCGCGGGCTGGTCGAGGCGTTCCTGTCCAAACTGCTGCAGCAGCGCGTCCTGGACCCGGCGTGCGGGACGGGGAACTTCCTGTACGTCAGCATGGAGCTGATCAAGCGCCTGGAGGCGGAAGTCATCGAGACGCTCGTGGACCTGGGCGGCACGCCGCCGCTGACGGACGTGAGCCCCGAGCAGTTCCTGGGCCTTGAACTGAACCCCCGCGCGGCGCGCGTGGCGGAACTGGTGCTGTGGATCGGGTACCTGCAGCTGTACGCCCGCTCGCACGGCGGGGCGGGACCGGCCGAACCGATCCTGAAGGCGTACCGGAACATCCGGCAGACGGACGCCGTGCTGACGTACAGCAGCCGGAAGCCCCACGTCGATAAGGCGGGGGTGCCCGTGACCCGCTGGGACGGCGTGACGCTCATCAAGGACCCGGTGACGGGGCGGGAGGTGCCGGACCCGGCGGCGCGGGTGCAGGACACCGTGTACGTGAAGCCCGGCAAGCCGCTGTGGCCCCCGGCGGACTTCATCGTGGGCAACCCACCGTTCATCGGGGCGGGGCCAATGCGCGAGGCGCTGGGCGACGGGTACGTGCAGGCGCTGCGCGCCACCTACAAGCCGAAGAAGGACGTGGTCGGCGTGCCGGACAGCGCGGACTTCGTGATGTTCTGGTGGCACAAGGCGGCGGTGCAGATGGCGAGCCTGCGGCGACTGCGGCGCTTCGGGTTCGTGACGACGAACTCCATCAAGCAGACGTTCAACCGCCGCGTCATCGAGGATCACCTGACGGCCAGCGCGAAGGACGCGCACCCGCTGAGCCTGGTGTACGCGGTGCCGGACCACCCGTGGGTGGACGAGGCGGACGGCGCGGCGGTGCGGATCGCGATGACGGTCGTGGCACGCGGGAAGCGGGACGGCCTGCTGGAACGTGTCGTGGAGGAGCAGGCTGGGGAGAACGGCGAGTACGCGGTGAAGACGGCCGCGCTGGTGGGGCGCATCAACGCCGACCTGACCGTGGGCGCGGACGTGACCGCCGCGACGGCCCTGAAGGCGATGGAGGGGATCAGCAGTCCTGGAGTGAAGTTGCACGGGGCAGGCTTCATCGTGCCGGTTCAGACCGAGGCTGATCCAGCGACGGGTTTCAAGGAACCTGATGCTATCGACCTGGGCCTGGGGCGCGCGCCGGGCATCGAGGGGGTGCTGCGCGAGTACCGGAATGGGCGTGACCTGACCAGTCGCCCGCGCCCTGTCCGGGTGATCGACCTGTTCGGCCTGACCGAGGAGGAGGCCCGCACGCGCTTCCCGGAGGTCTACCAGCACGTCCGCCTGACCGTGAAGCCGGAACGGGACGCCAAGGCGCACAGTAAGGATGGAGCCGGTTACGCGCGGCTGTGGTGGTGGTTCGGTAAACCCCGACAGGAACTCCGTCCTGCCCTGGCGGGCCTGCCGCGCTTCATCGCGACGGTGGAGACGAGCAAACACCGCTTCTTCCAGTTCCTCGACGCAAGCATCCTGCCCGACAACAAGCTGATCGCCATCGCCCACGACGATGCGTACGTGCTGGGCGTACTCAGCAGCCGCACCCACATGACCTGGGCGCTCGCGCAGGGCAGCCGACTGGGCGTCGGGAACGACCCGGTGTACGTGAAGTCCCGGTGCTTTGAGACGTTCCCCTTCCCGATCCCCACGCCCGCGCAGCAGCAGGCGATCCGCGAGAAGGCCGAAGCGCTCGACGCCCTGCGCAAGGCCCGCCTCGCCGCGCACGCGCACCTGACCATGACTGACCTGTACAACGTCCTGGAGAAGCTCCGGGGCGGCGCCGAACTCACCGACCGGGAACGCCGCACCCTGCAGGACGGCACCGTGACCGTGCTGCGCGAGTACCACGATGAACTGGACGCCTTGGTGCAGGCCGCGTACGGCTGGGAAGGGCAGTTGACCGACCAGGACGTCCTCGCGCGCCTGACCGACCTGAACGCCGCCCGCGCGCAAGAGGAACGCGCCGGGACGATCCGGTACCTGCGCCCCGACTACCAGGACCCCAGGGGGACCGCGGTGGGCGACCTGGGCATGAACGTGCAGGCCCCGGCCGCGGCGGCACTGGCGAAGCCGTCGTACCCGGAGCGGCTGGCGGAACAGTCGGCAGCGGTGCGTCAGGTGCTGGTCCTGGCCGAACGGGCCCTGTCGGCGGAGCAGGTGGCGTCGGCATTCAGTGGCGTGCGCGCCGGGACGGTGGACGAACTGCTGGAGCTGCTCGTGAAGCTCGGTCAGGTGCGGCAGGTCGGCACAGACACGGTCGCGTATGCGGCGTGA
- a CDS encoding HU family DNA-binding protein, whose product MTKKFAKAPATKPAAKTLAAKAAPAAKAESNKVAKTQLVEMVADKTGLTRKQSDEAVSAALEVILEAIKGGQSVGLPGLGTLSVKATAARTGVKPGTSEKIQIPAGKKVAFKVATTLKSNL is encoded by the coding sequence ATGACCAAAAAGTTTGCGAAAGCCCCTGCGACGAAGCCTGCTGCTAAGACACTCGCTGCGAAGGCTGCGCCTGCTGCCAAAGCTGAGAGCAACAAGGTTGCCAAGACTCAGCTCGTGGAGATGGTTGCGGATAAGACTGGCCTGACGAGGAAGCAGAGTGATGAAGCGGTCAGTGCCGCGCTGGAGGTCATCCTGGAGGCCATCAAGGGTGGCCAGAGCGTGGGCCTGCCCGGTCTGGGCACCCTGAGCGTGAAGGCGACCGCTGCCCGCACGGGCGTGAAGCCCGGCACCAGCGAGAAGATCCAGATTCCCGCCGGCAAGAAGGTGGCTTTCAAGGTCGCTACTACCCTCAAGAGCAATCTATAA
- a CDS encoding SIR2 family protein — translation MSTTLDQFIPQYLERKQCLKDLLFEGQPLLFVGAGVGANLFPVWKNLLRELLEEAGITLSAEQLLLSDPEKAQIVKDKDPAVYKRVVRRHFASWQPTHERVLAPLERFNLRSIITTNYDDALLQRFQYRQFSAIVTNQLHVALLADDNKYIYHIHGAIRENEPPESDLNIILSQDEYDQYYKHTDVIPDFIKTAIGQYPTVFIGVSFGDKHVTDVLQKYTAQERQLVSNGTSPPSKDRFALIPLEIENDDQQGRRILDFDYIDQKEEELQRLGIIPVWFQRGSHYRGLSDLLEQWAKEAASIHQGIHEQRPVTP, via the coding sequence GTGTCCACGACCCTGGATCAATTCATCCCTCAGTACCTTGAACGGAAGCAATGTTTAAAGGATCTACTCTTCGAAGGTCAGCCTCTCCTTTTCGTTGGTGCCGGTGTTGGCGCGAATTTGTTTCCAGTTTGGAAGAATCTTTTAAGAGAACTGCTGGAAGAAGCCGGTATCACACTGAGCGCAGAGCAACTTCTTCTTTCTGACCCAGAAAAAGCACAAATTGTTAAGGATAAGGATCCTGCTGTCTACAAACGCGTGGTGCGGCGTCACTTTGCTTCATGGCAGCCGACACATGAAAGGGTTCTGGCCCCGCTTGAACGCTTCAATTTACGGAGCATCATCACAACGAATTACGATGACGCGCTCCTTCAGAGATTTCAATATCGTCAATTCAGTGCAATTGTAACAAACCAACTTCATGTGGCGTTGCTGGCCGACGATAACAAATATATATATCATATCCATGGCGCGATTCGTGAAAACGAGCCTCCAGAAAGCGATTTAAATATAATTTTGTCCCAAGACGAGTATGACCAATATTATAAACATACTGACGTAATTCCAGATTTCATTAAGACGGCCATTGGTCAATATCCAACAGTATTTATAGGTGTATCCTTCGGGGATAAACACGTGACAGATGTATTGCAAAAATACACTGCGCAGGAACGCCAGTTGGTTTCAAACGGCACATCTCCACCCTCTAAAGATCGATTTGCGCTCATTCCACTAGAGATAGAGAATGATGATCAACAGGGTCGCCGTATCTTGGATTTCGACTATATAGATCAAAAAGAAGAAGAATTACAAAGGCTGGGTATTATACCAGTCTGGTTTCAAAGAGGCTCGCATTACAGAGGCCTGAGTGATCTATTAGAGCAATGGGCGAAAGAAGCGGCAAGTATACATCAGGGCATTCATGAGCAGAGGCCGGTGACACCATGA
- a CDS encoding sce7726 family protein: MNHFRVARPPSQEGRGLHETAARQALMALHPASWVIPEISILSAEGFSGRTDLCVMPDEGHSIGYEIKTEKDSLSRLAHQVRMYDHCFAERVLATTPRHLGGVCQLLPETWGLIVLEPVSHEVVKLERRPRPQDKDLAAGHLILETLRVEELSALLHNLGVTRTHTMNNDQCHALLNTHYDVATLRELAFQTLAARKGGRVHATRAGTS; the protein is encoded by the coding sequence GTGAACCACTTCCGCGTGGCACGGCCACCCAGTCAGGAAGGTCGAGGCCTGCATGAAACCGCGGCCCGGCAGGCCCTCATGGCGTTGCATCCAGCCAGCTGGGTCATTCCGGAGATCAGCATCCTGTCCGCTGAGGGCTTCTCCGGCCGGACAGATCTCTGTGTGATGCCAGATGAAGGCCACAGCATTGGGTACGAGATCAAAACGGAGAAGGACAGTCTGAGCCGACTGGCACACCAGGTCCGCATGTACGACCACTGCTTTGCGGAGCGAGTTCTCGCTACGACGCCGCGCCACCTGGGAGGGGTGTGCCAGTTACTCCCTGAGACCTGGGGGCTCATCGTGCTGGAGCCAGTCAGTCATGAAGTAGTTAAGCTTGAGCGTCGGCCTCGGCCACAGGACAAGGACCTCGCTGCTGGGCACCTGATCCTGGAAACACTCCGCGTCGAGGAACTCAGCGCACTGCTCCACAACCTAGGGGTGACCCGCACCCACACGATGAACAACGATCAATGCCACGCCCTACTCAACACCCACTATGACGTGGCGACCCTCCGCGAACTGGCCTTCCAGACCCTGGCGGCACGTAAAGGCGGACGCGTCCACGCAACACGGGCAGGGACGTCATGA
- a CDS encoding replication initiator protein A: MKIQPRHHDDLNLSRLNLIVALDQVDMQEWSVTYESRGRIVRISCEAGVKYAVPHGLDSDVSAALINLYIEEGMPDDGRITVAATALLHLCGWHKSGKYMGLLRDCLERLHQANYTVSGGWRDHPKQRWTHAKFHFIESLNFTTLDGVGLFDERSMIVLRLAEDVTASIRSGYLKPLDSEFMTSLSRPRTRVLYRVLDAARFDPENPDRQVDTLTFPVLAWGDQCKIPSEGQAWRVIRALTSPHQELIKRGYLADVILSGRGKDQTVRYEFARDFTKVDPALMRKFREYGVADGMVRKLVREHGESFLTETITRFAALVSSGVLVVRKTKAAALMHLIAHPDDYPYPNKPAPPPTKAAPTMQPLLAEPSLEEDFADLTPERAADRLIRRLDLHYRKLLRAPDYDQIRHRVLTGDIIPAELLRTAVSAVAAGKQEQFVANLRQATGH; the protein is encoded by the coding sequence TTGAAGATCCAGCCGCGCCACCACGACGACCTCAACCTCTCCCGCCTCAACCTCATCGTGGCGCTGGACCAAGTTGACATGCAGGAATGGAGCGTCACTTACGAGTCCCGCGGCCGCATCGTCCGCATCAGTTGCGAAGCAGGCGTCAAATACGCCGTCCCACACGGTCTCGACAGTGACGTCAGCGCGGCCCTGATCAACCTCTACATCGAAGAAGGCATGCCTGACGACGGCCGCATCACCGTCGCCGCCACTGCCCTGCTTCACCTGTGCGGCTGGCACAAGTCCGGCAAGTACATGGGCCTGCTGCGCGACTGCCTCGAACGCCTCCACCAGGCGAACTACACCGTCTCCGGTGGATGGCGCGACCACCCCAAACAACGCTGGACGCACGCGAAATTCCACTTCATCGAGTCACTGAACTTCACGACACTCGACGGCGTCGGCCTCTTCGACGAACGCTCCATGATCGTTCTCCGCCTCGCCGAAGACGTCACCGCCAGCATCCGCAGTGGATACCTCAAACCCCTCGACTCCGAGTTCATGACCTCCCTCTCCCGCCCACGCACCCGCGTGCTCTACCGGGTCCTCGACGCCGCCCGCTTCGACCCGGAAAACCCAGACCGGCAGGTCGATACCCTCACCTTCCCCGTCCTCGCCTGGGGCGACCAATGCAAGATCCCCAGCGAAGGTCAGGCCTGGCGGGTCATCCGCGCCCTGACCTCCCCACACCAAGAACTGATCAAACGCGGGTACCTCGCCGACGTCATCCTCTCCGGCCGCGGCAAAGACCAAACCGTCCGCTACGAATTCGCCCGGGACTTCACCAAGGTCGACCCGGCCCTCATGCGCAAATTCCGGGAGTATGGCGTCGCCGACGGCATGGTCCGCAAACTCGTCCGGGAACACGGCGAGAGTTTCCTGACAGAAACCATCACCCGCTTTGCCGCACTGGTCTCCTCCGGCGTCCTGGTCGTCCGGAAAACCAAAGCCGCGGCCCTGATGCACCTGATCGCCCATCCCGACGACTACCCCTACCCGAATAAGCCCGCCCCACCCCCCACGAAAGCTGCACCGACCATGCAGCCTCTACTCGCTGAACCCAGCCTTGAAGAGGACTTCGCGGATCTGACGCCCGAGCGGGCAGCAGACCGCCTGATCCGCCGACTGGACCTGCACTACCGGAAGTTGCTCCGCGCGCCGGACTACGACCAGATCCGACACCGCGTCCTCACAGGCGACATCATTCCAGCAGAACTCCTGCGAACTGCTGTATCGGCCGTCGCCGCTGGAAAACAGGAACAATTCGTGGCCAACTTGAGGCAAGCAACCGGCCACTGA